In one Bacillus thuringiensis genomic region, the following are encoded:
- a CDS encoding DUF1648 domain-containing protein, which yields MIKYKYVLGIFFACLLLTLCLYPYLPNRMAVHWNVNGEPNEFMSKQVVVAFIPCFIIFSYGFLYIISHNIFKFNEREHGIIGGFIKKITLFMLFIHMLILFINFGDLISFQTGLTIGISMFLFMLSKEFKKIKGKEKDPIKLQKIRLVSRRIFQVMACGILFSLFLNLEWGFYVLLSVISCGSMLFMLYIFYSYIIESYET from the coding sequence TTGATCAAATATAAGTATGTACTTGGAATATTTTTCGCTTGTCTTTTACTTACTCTATGTCTTTATCCCTATTTACCAAATCGTATGGCAGTACATTGGAATGTAAATGGTGAGCCAAACGAGTTTATGAGTAAACAAGTTGTTGTAGCATTTATTCCCTGTTTTATTATTTTTTCATATGGATTTTTGTATATTATTTCACATAATATATTTAAGTTTAATGAAAGAGAGCATGGTATTATAGGCGGATTTATAAAGAAAATTACGTTATTTATGTTGTTTATTCATATGCTTATCCTCTTTATTAATTTTGGGGATTTGATATCCTTTCAAACAGGATTAACGATTGGGATTAGTATGTTTCTTTTTATGCTGAGTAAAGAATTTAAGAAAATAAAAGGCAAAGAAAAAGACCCAATTAAATTACAAAAAATTCGTTTAGTGAGTAGACGGATTTTTCAAGTGATGGCATGTGGCATATTGTTTTCATTGTTTTTGAACTTAGAGTGGGGATTTTATGTATTGCTTAGTGTAATAAGCTGTGGATCTATGTTGTTTATGTTATATATTTTCTATTCATACATAATAGAAAGCTATGAAACTTAA
- the glcD gene encoding glycolate oxidase subunit GlcD: MLEKQIIHSFVSIVGEDNVDTSNMGRLTYSYDATPNFQAMPDAVIAPRNTNEVAEVLKVCNTHKIPVYVRGSGTNLCAGTCPLEGGIVLIFRHMNNILEIDEENLTITVQAGVITLDIIKAVEEKGLFYPPDPSSMKISTIGGNINENSGGLRGLKYGVTRDYVMGLELVLPNGDIIRTGGKLAKDVAGYDLTRLFIGSEGTLGVVTEAILKLVPMPETKKTMLALYEDINEAARTVSSIIANKIIPATLEFLDQPTIEVVEEFAQIGLPTDVKAILLIEQDGPPEVVNRDIENMANVCRSMNAVDVRVAKDETEADALRTARRSALSALARLKPTTILEDATVPRSQIAPMVEAINAIAKKYNIPICTFGHAGDGNLHPTCMTDARNAEEMHRAEQAFAEIFAKAIELGGTITGEHGVGAMKAPYLEMKLGKEGIAAMQGIKQAFDPNNIMNPGKMFAKDTRKRVVVER; this comes from the coding sequence ATGTTAGAAAAACAAATTATTCATTCATTCGTATCTATTGTTGGCGAAGATAATGTAGATACATCCAATATGGGGCGTTTAACTTATAGTTATGATGCTACTCCAAACTTCCAAGCAATGCCTGATGCAGTCATTGCTCCTCGTAATACAAATGAAGTAGCTGAAGTGTTAAAAGTATGTAACACTCACAAAATTCCTGTGTATGTGCGCGGGTCTGGAACAAATCTTTGCGCAGGAACATGTCCACTTGAAGGCGGTATCGTCCTTATTTTCCGCCATATGAACAATATTTTAGAAATTGATGAAGAAAACTTAACAATTACTGTACAAGCTGGTGTCATTACACTTGATATTATTAAAGCGGTAGAAGAAAAAGGTTTATTTTATCCACCAGATCCAAGCTCGATGAAAATTTCTACAATCGGCGGTAATATTAATGAAAACTCAGGTGGATTACGCGGTTTGAAATATGGCGTAACACGTGATTATGTAATGGGGCTTGAACTTGTCTTACCAAATGGTGATATTATTCGCACTGGTGGTAAATTAGCAAAAGATGTAGCTGGTTACGATTTAACTCGTTTATTTATCGGTTCTGAAGGAACACTTGGCGTGGTAACAGAAGCTATATTAAAACTTGTTCCTATGCCTGAAACAAAGAAAACAATGCTTGCATTATATGAAGATATTAATGAAGCTGCACGTACTGTTTCTTCTATTATTGCAAATAAAATCATTCCAGCAACACTGGAGTTTTTAGACCAACCGACAATTGAAGTAGTAGAAGAGTTTGCACAAATCGGTTTACCTACAGATGTAAAAGCAATTTTATTAATCGAACAAGACGGTCCGCCCGAAGTAGTCAATCGAGATATTGAAAACATGGCTAATGTTTGCCGCTCTATGAATGCAGTTGATGTTCGCGTTGCAAAAGATGAAACAGAAGCAGATGCGCTTCGTACCGCTCGCCGTAGTGCTCTATCAGCGCTCGCACGACTAAAACCTACTACAATATTAGAAGATGCAACTGTACCACGTTCACAAATCGCTCCTATGGTTGAAGCTATTAATGCCATTGCAAAAAAATATAATATTCCTATTTGTACGTTTGGACACGCTGGTGATGGTAATTTACATCCAACTTGTATGACAGACGCTCGTAATGCAGAAGAAATGCACCGAGCTGAGCAAGCTTTTGCTGAAATATTTGCGAAAGCAATTGAACTTGGTGGCACAATTACTGGTGAACATGGTGTTGGTGCAATGAAAGCTCCATATTTAGAAATGAAATTAGGTAAAGAAGGTATTGCAGCTATGCAAGGAATAAAGCAAGCTTTCGATCCAAATAACATTATGAATCCTGGAAAAATGTTCGCGAAAGACACTCGAAAAAGAGTGGTGGTTGAGCGATGA
- a CDS encoding YncE family protein, which translates to MRKYVFLLCFLFLLVGCQGSSYTPIAKDKNVIITTNIKEGSISFIDKKDKKLITTWELNEPMAGITLLPNGDEILVYGKQLEYMYVYSLAEGRQVEKYKTGKGIVNVVVSADKKQLFAADQNVQKVRFFTINGKETGNVSTGKGPITMVEYQNRLSVLNFYDTKLTTIDTKKKEVVQSFMIPPASTGATISPDGKEIWIGGHGDGNQVNEKVLVYSLQSGEMVRSLHAPFMPVNITKDSKYVYALSHGSNTLRKFDVSTYKEIASVEVGSNPFAFLESGAEGYVASYDSDEVCVMDMKNLKIKQTIKVGKGPFQLIEREGKDNE; encoded by the coding sequence TTGAGAAAGTATGTTTTTCTTCTCTGTTTTTTATTTCTATTAGTAGGGTGTCAAGGAAGTTCATATACACCAATTGCTAAAGATAAAAATGTTATTATAACTACGAATATAAAAGAAGGCAGTATTAGTTTTATTGATAAAAAGGATAAAAAGTTAATTACGACATGGGAACTAAATGAGCCAATGGCCGGAATCACACTGCTTCCAAATGGCGATGAAATACTTGTATACGGTAAGCAATTAGAATATATGTATGTATATTCACTAGCGGAAGGAAGGCAAGTGGAAAAATATAAAACTGGAAAGGGCATTGTAAATGTGGTCGTATCAGCAGATAAAAAACAATTATTTGCTGCTGATCAAAATGTTCAAAAGGTAAGATTCTTTACGATAAATGGGAAAGAGACAGGAAATGTTTCAACAGGAAAAGGGCCTATAACGATGGTAGAGTATCAGAATCGGTTATCTGTACTAAACTTTTATGATACGAAACTAACGACAATTGATACGAAGAAAAAAGAAGTTGTTCAATCCTTTATGATTCCGCCAGCATCAACAGGAGCGACGATTAGTCCTGATGGGAAAGAAATATGGATTGGCGGACATGGTGATGGAAATCAAGTAAATGAGAAAGTGTTAGTGTATTCTTTACAGAGTGGAGAAATGGTGCGTTCTTTACACGCTCCATTTATGCCTGTGAATATAACGAAGGATAGTAAGTACGTATATGCACTCAGTCATGGGTCGAATACACTTAGAAAGTTTGATGTTAGCACATATAAAGAAATAGCTTCTGTAGAAGTAGGGTCGAATCCATTTGCATTTTTGGAGAGCGGAGCAGAAGGGTATGTAGCCAGTTATGATAGTGATGAAGTGTGCGTTATGGATATGAAGAATTTGAAAATAAAACAAACAATTAAAGTCGGAAAAGGACCGTTTCAACTCATAGAGAGGGAAGGGAAGGACAATGAATAA
- a CDS encoding phosphatase PAP2 family protein: protein MCIGLLFAVFGIVAWRVHAGGVTVMDTYVRGLVRGLQTESSLTFFSYFTKLGSAIGIVATLVISLLVFWKKRYYAAMIVYPMGILITHLVNKGIKEIVKRERPSLNEALDALGYSFPSGHAMLSIMTFGFLTYIIAANLKSVAGKCVTIILMGIVILSIGLSRVILNVHYPTDILAGYCVGGILLIIAIYYHRLLTERLGLNKER from the coding sequence ATGTGTATCGGTTTGTTATTTGCTGTATTTGGTATTGTTGCTTGGCGCGTACATGCAGGTGGCGTTACAGTGATGGATACATATGTCCGTGGATTAGTAAGAGGGCTGCAAACGGAAAGTTCTCTTACATTTTTCTCGTACTTTACAAAATTGGGATCAGCAATTGGGATAGTCGCTACGCTCGTTATAAGTTTGCTTGTTTTTTGGAAGAAGCGTTATTATGCTGCGATGATTGTATATCCAATGGGAATTTTAATAACACATCTTGTGAATAAAGGGATAAAAGAGATTGTAAAGAGAGAACGTCCGTCATTAAATGAAGCGCTAGATGCACTTGGATATAGTTTTCCTAGTGGACATGCAATGCTATCGATTATGACATTTGGATTTCTTACTTATATCATTGCTGCTAATTTGAAAAGCGTAGCTGGGAAATGTGTCACAATAATTTTGATGGGTATAGTAATTCTATCGATTGGATTAAGTAGAGTCATTTTAAATGTACATTACCCAACTGATATTTTAGCTGGTTACTGTGTAGGTGGTATTTTGTTAATTATCGCGATTTACTACCATCGTTTACTTACTGAGAGATTAGGGCTTAATAAAGAGAGATAG
- a CDS encoding (Fe-S)-binding protein, whose product MTTLNKENIQKEFKERLSEDELLNCMRCGFCLPTCPTYIQSGYKESHSPRGRIALMKAVVDGLIEPDEDVENTLNVCLGCRACEPVCPSGVNYGHLLEEARDIINQNKKFSVPVKAVRKVVFEGLFPHQNRMRTLTGLIGFYQRSGLQTLTHKTGIMKLFPETLATMDLVLPKVPKMKAMKDRPSFLPAESTKKKQVAFFTGCLMDTMFLETNNATMKLLQLAGCDIVIPKTQSCCGALHGHAGEKSGAKELAKRNIKAFEDLNIDYIITNAGGCGAYLVDYDYLLKDDPDWAERAKQFISKIKDITAILVELDFHKRNNLRLTPQVITYQDSCHLRNVMRTSSEPRMLLEAIQGATYREMKDADRCCGSAGIYNIVHSELSMAFLDYKMDRVHETDAATIVTANPGCLLQMKLGIEREGLSHKIRGIHIVDLLLEAIETNS is encoded by the coding sequence ATGACCACATTAAATAAAGAAAATATTCAAAAAGAATTTAAAGAACGATTAAGTGAAGATGAATTACTAAACTGTATGCGATGCGGTTTTTGTTTACCTACTTGTCCTACCTACATTCAATCCGGATATAAAGAGTCACATTCACCGCGCGGACGTATCGCATTAATGAAAGCAGTCGTTGATGGTTTAATCGAACCAGATGAAGATGTTGAAAATACATTAAACGTTTGTCTTGGTTGCCGTGCTTGTGAGCCTGTTTGTCCATCTGGTGTAAATTATGGACATTTATTAGAAGAAGCTCGTGATATTATTAATCAAAATAAAAAATTCTCAGTGCCAGTGAAAGCTGTTCGAAAAGTCGTTTTTGAAGGATTATTCCCCCATCAAAATCGAATGAGAACATTAACTGGACTAATCGGATTTTATCAACGTTCTGGTTTACAAACGCTAACACATAAAACAGGGATTATGAAGTTATTCCCTGAAACACTTGCAACGATGGATCTCGTTTTACCCAAAGTCCCTAAAATGAAAGCGATGAAAGATCGTCCTTCATTTTTACCTGCAGAAAGTACAAAGAAAAAACAAGTTGCATTCTTCACAGGCTGCTTAATGGATACGATGTTTTTAGAAACAAATAACGCAACGATGAAACTTCTTCAATTAGCTGGTTGTGATATCGTTATTCCGAAAACACAAAGTTGCTGCGGTGCATTGCATGGACATGCTGGTGAAAAGAGTGGAGCAAAAGAATTAGCAAAGCGAAATATAAAAGCATTCGAAGATTTAAACATCGACTATATTATTACGAATGCAGGTGGTTGCGGAGCTTATCTCGTAGACTATGATTATCTTTTAAAGGATGATCCGGATTGGGCTGAACGTGCTAAGCAGTTTATTTCTAAAATTAAAGATATTACTGCTATTCTAGTAGAACTAGATTTCCATAAACGTAATAACTTACGACTCACGCCGCAAGTTATTACGTATCAAGACTCTTGTCATTTACGCAATGTTATGCGCACATCTTCTGAACCTCGTATGTTACTAGAGGCTATCCAAGGTGCAACATACCGTGAAATGAAAGATGCCGACCGTTGCTGTGGTTCTGCTGGTATTTACAATATTGTTCATTCAGAGTTATCAATGGCATTTCTAGATTACAAAATGGACCGTGTGCATGAAACAGACGCAGCAACCATTGTTACTGCAAATCCAGGTTGTTTATTACAAATGAAATTGGGCATTGAGCGAGAAGGGCTTTCTCATAAAATAAGAGGAATTCACATTGTGGATTTATTATTAGAAGCAATTGAAACTAACTCGTAA
- a CDS encoding CdaR family transcriptional regulator: MLFPDLANKIVREVRRLITENIIIINIEGVIIASTDIERIGQFHEGALRCAKQKKTVIITKEDERRLQGVKAGMNLPLLFHDEVIGVIGITGEPENISRYGEILRKMTELLIHENYFLEQLELEHRSYEAFVFDWLQNTEWSPSFLDRAKTLGIDLYKKKQLILFSIGKNDTMLQRKIWQHIRNILTKEHLFVRWGNDRFILFTAMSSKEQTYQFLKRLKQDCETLFSIPLYIGIGQTVTSNNMSICYEQALRALSVSLETKKIVFNEDLRLEMCLQDISAETREQFLERTIENLLSFPELMHTLRLFIDYNQSYKQTAKQLHIHINTLHYRLKKIEEHTGLDPKQFKDLNVLYFALLLLDNHIKKNDKID, encoded by the coding sequence ATGCTATTTCCTGATTTAGCGAATAAAATTGTACGAGAAGTACGCAGACTAATTACAGAAAATATAATTATCATTAATATAGAAGGCGTTATTATCGCAAGTACAGATATAGAAAGAATTGGACAATTTCATGAAGGTGCACTCCGCTGCGCCAAACAAAAGAAAACCGTCATCATTACAAAAGAAGATGAAAGGCGATTGCAAGGTGTAAAGGCTGGGATGAATCTTCCTTTATTATTTCATGATGAAGTAATTGGTGTCATTGGGATTACAGGAGAACCTGAAAACATTTCACGCTACGGAGAAATATTGCGTAAGATGACCGAATTATTAATTCATGAAAACTACTTTTTAGAGCAACTAGAACTTGAGCACCGTTCTTATGAAGCTTTTGTCTTTGATTGGCTTCAAAATACAGAGTGGTCCCCGAGTTTTCTTGATCGCGCAAAAACACTTGGCATTGATTTATATAAGAAAAAACAACTTATTTTGTTTTCTATTGGCAAAAATGACACGATGCTCCAGCGTAAAATATGGCAACACATACGTAATATTTTAACAAAAGAGCATCTATTTGTTCGCTGGGGAAATGATCGTTTTATTTTATTTACAGCAATGAGCTCCAAAGAGCAAACTTATCAATTTTTAAAACGATTAAAACAAGACTGCGAAACTTTATTTTCTATTCCTTTATATATAGGGATTGGACAAACAGTTACCTCAAACAATATGAGCATATGTTACGAACAAGCATTACGCGCTCTTTCTGTATCATTGGAAACGAAAAAAATTGTATTTAATGAAGATTTACGTTTAGAAATGTGTTTACAAGATATTTCTGCCGAAACGCGTGAACAATTTCTAGAGCGTACCATCGAAAACTTATTATCATTTCCTGAGCTTATGCACACTTTACGCTTATTTATCGATTATAACCAATCTTATAAACAGACGGCTAAACAATTACATATACACATTAACACATTACATTACAGGCTAAAAAAGATTGAAGAACATACAGGACTTGATCCAAAACAATTCAAAGACTTAAACGTTTTATACTTCGCACTTCTCCTATTAGATAATCATATAAAAAAGAACGATAAAATAGATTAA
- a CDS encoding RluA family pseudouridine synthase, translating to METKKKGEWCEITVPAKWNGISIESVLKVEWEIPKKLLHQLRMEKGVTVNGEQRRWNELLKENDKLQVHMFAEEEYGVDPEYGELHVVYEDDHVLIVNKPEQMDTHPAEKGGTGTLANLVAFHFQMQGLETRVRHIHRLDKDTTGGVVFAKHRIAGAIMDRLLMERKIKRTYAALVEGKVKKKQGKIDAAIGRDRHHATRRRISPKGDQAITYYKVEKYFKKQNTTFVTLQLETGRTHQIRVHMSHNGNPLVGDVLYGGQTKYMSSQALHAMKINFLHPITKEAIEVDVPFPAKLNNKIKEFQKENA from the coding sequence ATGGAAACAAAGAAAAAGGGCGAATGGTGTGAAATTACCGTTCCAGCTAAATGGAATGGTATAAGTATTGAATCGGTATTAAAAGTAGAATGGGAAATACCGAAAAAGCTATTACATCAGCTTCGTATGGAAAAAGGTGTTACGGTTAACGGGGAACAAAGAAGATGGAATGAGCTTTTAAAAGAGAACGATAAGTTACAAGTCCATATGTTTGCGGAGGAAGAGTACGGTGTAGATCCAGAATATGGTGAATTACATGTAGTATACGAAGATGATCACGTACTTATCGTAAATAAACCAGAGCAAATGGACACACACCCTGCTGAAAAAGGTGGAACCGGGACGCTTGCAAATCTTGTTGCTTTTCATTTTCAAATGCAAGGTTTAGAGACGAGGGTGCGTCATATTCATCGTTTAGATAAAGATACGACAGGTGGTGTCGTGTTTGCTAAGCATAGAATTGCTGGTGCAATTATGGATCGTCTATTAATGGAAAGAAAAATTAAAAGAACGTATGCTGCGCTCGTTGAAGGGAAAGTAAAGAAGAAACAAGGAAAGATTGATGCTGCTATCGGAAGGGATCGCCATCATGCTACAAGGCGTCGTATTTCTCCAAAAGGTGACCAAGCTATCACATATTATAAAGTAGAAAAGTATTTTAAGAAGCAAAACACGACTTTCGTAACGTTACAATTAGAAACGGGTAGAACACATCAAATTCGTGTTCATATGAGTCATAATGGTAATCCACTAGTTGGGGATGTATTATATGGTGGACAAACAAAATATATGTCCAGTCAAGCATTACATGCGATGAAGATAAATTTCTTGCATCCAATTACGAAAGAAGCGATTGAAGTTGATGTGCCGTTTCCTGCAAAGTTAAATAATAAAATAAAAGAATTTCAAAAAGAAAATGCGTAA
- a CDS encoding response regulator transcription factor yields the protein MNKYRVLVVDDESDMRQLVGMYLDNFGYEWGEAENGKEALKKLETDHYDFVVLDIMMPEMDGLSVCKEIRKTSDVPIIFLTAKGEEWNRVNGLRMGADDYIVKPFSPGELVARMEAVLRRYTKQEQQEEIQFGPILINEKSRRIEADGELISLTVKEFDLLYFLCQHTGQVFSREQLLEKVWGYDYAGSTRTVDTHVKTMRLKLGESGNYIQTVWGVGYKFEV from the coding sequence ATGAATAAATATAGAGTGCTAGTTGTAGATGATGAAAGTGATATGAGGCAGCTTGTTGGAATGTATTTGGATAACTTTGGATATGAGTGGGGAGAAGCTGAAAATGGAAAAGAGGCTCTTAAAAAGCTAGAAACGGATCATTATGATTTCGTTGTATTAGATATAATGATGCCAGAAATGGATGGACTTTCAGTTTGTAAAGAAATTAGAAAAACGTCAGATGTACCGATTATATTTTTAACCGCAAAAGGTGAAGAGTGGAATAGGGTGAACGGCTTACGTATGGGAGCAGATGACTATATTGTAAAACCGTTTAGTCCTGGTGAATTGGTTGCCCGTATGGAAGCTGTGCTAAGAAGATATACAAAGCAAGAACAGCAAGAAGAGATTCAATTTGGACCAATTCTTATCAATGAAAAAAGTAGACGAATCGAGGCGGATGGTGAATTGATTTCTCTTACTGTAAAAGAGTTTGATTTACTATATTTTCTTTGCCAGCATACAGGACAAGTGTTTAGCCGGGAGCAATTACTTGAAAAGGTATGGGGATATGATTATGCCGGAAGTACAAGAACAGTGGATACGCATGTGAAAACGATGCGCTTGAAGCTTGGAGAAAGTGGAAACTACATTCAAACTGTTTGGGGTGTAGGCTATAAATTCGAGGTGTAA
- a CDS encoding MMPL family transporter: MKTNVHKVDKWGKLGAFLYQSRYTVIVALLLLAIALGIFAPKLPGVLGGDGFQTEGDYQKTKEILDKDFKKSQDTLLLVFEKNKDVSHEEFKKRIDEIVKNVQEKENYESFHHPIQNKEMLQDDIGYATILFSGKTNKERMEKTLQFADEIEKESNVALKLTPTGFPKINQEINERTQNDLKVAEMIGLPIAFLVLLFSFGSLLASILPILNGALSVISTMGILYFIGVDKELSIFVLNVAPMIGLALSIDFALLFVNRFREEVAKRTVKEAIAITYQTAGRAIVFSGLCVFVGLSGLFFFKIDYIQSVAISGMIVVIMSILFSLTLLPALLSLIGKRILKKNQVAHTPAKAWRKFAQFVMKHPIAMIIVVTTFIVICLLPLRTANLQFPGVEALPEKSDTRIAYEKYEEAFNETVKTHADVTLVVETKKDMKEKESLQKIEEVVQKLKDDKKVHEVRSLYDGLTGMKVDQVVGILQSPESAKLTPVFEAYTQGNKTTIEIFLKTKLRTETAKQWVRDFKKNYKETDVTYYLGGMTTFQQELEDEIKDKVVIGMSVIFGSTFVILLFAFRSILIPIKAIVMNILSLSATIGIVVWLFEGGHFGLETSPVLFVLPIFIFGLVFGLSMDYEVFLISRIHELYEETGDNDQATLEGLVSTSRIITSAALIMIVVTGAFAFTDILPVKQMGLGVALAIFLDATIIRLMLVPSLMKLFGDWNWWLPFRKKREKSL; encoded by the coding sequence GTGAAGACAAATGTACATAAAGTTGATAAGTGGGGGAAGTTAGGAGCCTTTTTGTATCAGTCTCGTTATACAGTAATTGTAGCGCTACTGTTGCTCGCAATCGCACTTGGGATTTTTGCTCCAAAGCTACCGGGAGTATTAGGTGGCGATGGTTTCCAAACGGAAGGCGACTATCAAAAAACAAAAGAAATTTTAGATAAAGATTTTAAGAAGTCTCAAGATACGCTTCTGCTCGTTTTTGAGAAAAATAAAGATGTTTCGCATGAGGAATTTAAAAAACGAATAGATGAAATTGTAAAGAATGTTCAAGAGAAAGAGAACTATGAATCTTTCCATCACCCAATCCAAAATAAAGAAATGCTACAAGATGACATCGGTTATGCGACAATTTTATTTTCCGGGAAAACAAATAAAGAAAGAATGGAAAAGACATTACAATTTGCTGATGAGATTGAGAAAGAAAGTAATGTAGCATTAAAATTAACACCTACAGGATTTCCGAAAATTAATCAAGAGATTAATGAAAGAACGCAAAATGATTTAAAAGTAGCAGAAATGATTGGATTACCAATTGCGTTTCTTGTATTACTATTTTCGTTTGGGAGTCTTTTGGCATCAATTTTACCGATTTTGAATGGGGCGCTTAGTGTTATTAGTACGATGGGGATATTGTATTTCATCGGTGTTGATAAAGAACTATCTATTTTCGTGTTAAACGTTGCACCGATGATTGGACTTGCATTATCTATTGATTTTGCGCTATTATTTGTGAACCGTTTTCGAGAGGAAGTTGCTAAACGAACGGTAAAAGAAGCGATAGCAATTACATATCAAACGGCAGGACGTGCGATTGTATTTTCAGGATTATGTGTATTTGTTGGGTTATCCGGTTTGTTTTTCTTTAAGATAGATTATATTCAATCTGTAGCGATTAGCGGAATGATTGTTGTCATTATGAGCATTTTATTCTCACTCACACTTCTTCCAGCACTATTATCGTTAATAGGTAAAAGAATATTAAAAAAGAATCAAGTAGCACATACGCCGGCAAAAGCATGGCGTAAATTTGCACAATTTGTGATGAAACATCCAATTGCAATGATTATTGTTGTTACAACATTTATTGTTATTTGCTTATTACCGTTACGTACAGCTAATTTGCAGTTCCCTGGTGTTGAAGCTTTACCTGAAAAGAGTGATACAAGAATTGCATATGAAAAGTATGAAGAAGCATTTAATGAAACTGTCAAAACACACGCTGATGTTACGTTAGTTGTAGAGACGAAAAAAGATATGAAAGAAAAAGAAAGTCTACAAAAGATAGAAGAAGTCGTTCAAAAGTTAAAAGATGATAAGAAAGTACATGAAGTAAGAAGTTTATACGACGGGTTAACTGGAATGAAAGTAGATCAAGTTGTTGGAATATTACAGTCGCCAGAATCAGCGAAACTAACTCCTGTATTTGAAGCATACACGCAAGGGAATAAGACGACGATAGAAATCTTTTTGAAAACAAAACTACGTACAGAGACTGCAAAACAGTGGGTGCGTGACTTTAAAAAGAACTATAAAGAAACGGATGTTACTTATTATCTAGGAGGAATGACGACATTTCAACAAGAATTAGAAGATGAAATTAAAGATAAAGTAGTAATTGGTATGTCTGTTATATTTGGATCGACCTTTGTTATATTATTATTTGCATTCCGATCTATACTCATTCCAATTAAGGCAATTGTTATGAATATACTTAGTTTAAGTGCAACTATTGGAATTGTTGTTTGGTTATTTGAAGGTGGTCATTTCGGTTTAGAAACGAGTCCGGTTCTGTTTGTCTTACCAATCTTCATTTTTGGCCTCGTATTTGGGCTTAGTATGGATTATGAAGTATTTCTTATTTCACGTATTCATGAGCTCTATGAAGAAACAGGAGATAACGATCAAGCAACGTTAGAAGGGCTCGTTTCAACAAGTAGAATCATTACATCAGCTGCTTTAATAATGATTGTTGTAACTGGTGCATTCGCATTTACTGATATTTTACCAGTAAAGCAGATGGGTCTTGGCGTTGCGTTAGCAATATTTCTTGATGCAACAATTATTCGTCTTATGCTCGTACCAAGCTTAATGAAGTTATTTGGAGACTGGAACTGGTGGTTACCATTTCGAAAAAAACGAGAAAAATCATTGTAA
- a CDS encoding CAP domain-containing protein, translated as MKKRVLLSVAAATALTLGVSSLDAQAATVQPSNLKVQNIQHSKVMMKQMSQQELQAFLQSMGVESLAQWQQGNFQPNCFIPGQQPTENVVTEQPTAKPETQKPAEQKPVEQKPVEQKPAEEVQKPEAQKPAENNNTQKPTEQKPAEQKPAEEAKSLSEFEQRVVELTNAERAKQGLPALKVDTELSKVARIKSEDMQKNNYFDHNSPTYGSPFDMMKKFGISYTSAGENIAQGQRTPEEVVQAWMNSAGHRANILNNGFTHIGVGNVESGNYWTQQFITK; from the coding sequence ATGAAAAAGCGTGTTTTATTATCTGTAGCTGCTGCAACAGCTCTTACTTTAGGAGTATCTTCTCTAGATGCACAAGCTGCAACAGTACAACCATCTAACTTAAAGGTTCAAAATATTCAGCATTCAAAAGTGATGATGAAACAAATGAGCCAACAAGAATTACAAGCATTCTTACAATCTATGGGCGTTGAATCATTAGCACAATGGCAACAAGGAAACTTCCAACCAAACTGCTTCATTCCTGGTCAACAACCTACTGAAAATGTTGTAACTGAGCAACCAACTGCTAAGCCAGAAACTCAAAAGCCTGCTGAACAAAAACCAGTTGAGCAAAAACCAGTTGAGCAAAAGCCTGCTGAAGAAGTTCAAAAACCAGAAGCTCAAAAACCTGCTGAAAACAACAATACTCAAAAACCTACTGAACAAAAACCTGCTGAGCAAAAGCCTGCTGAAGAAGCAAAATCTTTAAGCGAGTTTGAACAACGTGTTGTTGAATTAACAAATGCTGAACGTGCAAAACAAGGCTTACCAGCACTAAAAGTCGATACTGAATTAAGCAAAGTAGCACGTATTAAGTCTGAAGATATGCAAAAAAACAACTACTTTGATCATAACAGCCCTACATACGGGTCTCCGTTTGACATGATGAAGAAATTTGGCATTTCTTATACATCTGCAGGTGAAAACATCGCTCAAGGCCAACGTACACCTGAAGAAGTAGTACAAGCTTGGATGAACAGCGCTGGACACCGTGCAAACATCTTAAATAACGGCTTCACTCATATCGGTGTTGGTAATGTAGAAAGCGGCAACTACTGGACACAACAATTTATTACGAAGTAA